In the Triticum aestivum cultivar Chinese Spring chromosome 2B, IWGSC CS RefSeq v2.1, whole genome shotgun sequence genome, GACCGTCGGGACTGGTGGGGGGAGGAGCGGCGGGAGTCGCGGGCTGGGGAGCACCGAGCCGAACGGGAGGAGAGCTGTTGCCTGAGGTCAGCCTCCCGCCGGAGGCCATCAGGGGAGGAGCGAGGCGGGTCGCGGCGGTCGTTCGCACGGCGCTTGGGGCGGCCCACATCGTTGCCCCATTCCCGGGGCATGGCcggcgagggaggagggggcgccaGGGGGTCGGGGGCGCCGGCGAGAGGGGGGcagagaggggcggcgaggggcgcgtCGGGGAGGGGAGCTGGAGGCGCGGGGCTGGTGAAGGGTTGGCGTGGAAACCCTACCGGGGGCCAAATGGTGCGCCGAGCCGGGCCAGCGCCCACCGATGGGCAAGACTGGGCCGTGCGGTGCGAAACCAGCCCAGGTGACCGGCCCATGAAATGGCCAACGGCCCGCACCCCACCCGGCGGCCGAAGACTCCGGGGTGGGCCCAACAAAGTGGGCCACGGGGCGGCCTAATACCAACGCGGCCCGGTACGACCGACCCGGGGCAACCAGGCGGGGGGCAAGGgtttccccgagcgccgccgcggtGGCCGCCGGCGGGGCAGGACGGGGGCGGCGAGGCCAGGACAGGGCACGCCGGCCACCAGGAGACAGGGAAGAGGAGGCGCCGAACGAGGAGATGAATGGACGAAATGGGGAGCGCCTGGAGAGCACGGCCGAGAGCTCCGACGCGGACGCCGGCGACGGGCCAGCCAGGGCGGAGGAGGAAGAAGCCGGAGCAGCGGCCTTCCAGGAGGAGCGCGCGGAGCCGCGGTCGGCGCAGCCAACGACACCCCAGCCGCCGGCGCGGTGACTCCGGGGGGAGCCCCGACCCCAAGGGGGCACCTTTCACCCCCACCGGCAACGACGAGCCCGAaagccggcggcggcgccggtcaCCCCCGCGAGCGGCCGAACCCCCACCCCTGGGAGTAAGGCCACCGGCAGAGTCGAGTTGAGGCAGTCGGACCGGAGACTTGGGGGGGCGCGATCCCGGCACACGACTGGGCGCCCCGCGGCGAGGTCGTCGGCCTCAGCGAGGTCCGCCCAGACCACGCGTGACGGGCCAGCGGGGGGAGTCGACGACGGTGCAGGCGAGGGGAGCACCGGCGGGCAGGCCGCAGTCGAGGAAGGGGACGGGGGCTGGGGCGGCGGCGAAGCCGCCGGGTTGCCAGAGGCGTCGCCAGAGCCAACGGGTGTCTCCATCCCGAAGTCCCAATCCTAATTCAATCAAATCTCAATGGTTTGCGAGCCCCGTGGCCACCTTCTCTCCATTTGTGCAATCACGCCGCAAAACTTCATGAGGGAGTTGGAGACGGTGTACCACTGATGGGCTAGGGACTTCACATTGTGTTCATGAATCACATACAAGTCGAGGGTGTGAAGTGCTTTTGCTCATGAAACGAAACATACATGTTATGCCAAAAAGTCAACCTCCCTTGCCTCACACTTACAAAATCCACATATACGACCTTCCATGtgtcgcacaacaactcatccttcGTCACCGAGTACCCGCCATTGAGCTTATCCCAGAAAACAACAATAAGGTCAACAAaaaagctcaatggcatttgaccaaACACCTAACGACCCGTGGTGTCCGCCATGGACGGCATTAGCAGGGGAACCAAGGTTACCTGGCCGCGGACGGATCCTAGGTGGACGGTGGCGTAGTCCAAGGCGAGCAGGTGCGTGGGTGGGGGTTGTGGACGTCTGGCAATGCCCGGGCGACGGCCGGAGAGGTACAACGTCGGCAGCAGATGAGGTTGCGGATGTAGAGTGGGAGGGGGGGCAGGAACGGAGTGGAAGACAAGTGGCCCAGGAGAAGGATTTGAGTGGGCTAGGGGTGTCAGAGTTCTACGTGGGGTCCAGACACCCGCAAACCTCCCCCAATTTGCGTCTGGTTTGCGGGAATTCAGACAAACAGACATGTCCACGCAGAAATACGGGTCCACAAATGGATGGCAAACTACGTCCGGACAACTCAATCCGGACGTAAGAGGGTGTCTTgagggtcagcgttggagatgcccttagctgcTTACATAGTACCCTCTCCATCTCATTATACAGTGCACACTGATGATTTTCGGCAAAGCCaattttacaaactttgaccaaatttatagataATATAATTTGTATCTACAATGCTAAATACTAAATATATATCATATGAGAATATATTTATTGACGAATCTAATATATACCATGTGAAAATAATTATTTCCACTTGTCTACGTGGAAATAATTATGTATTCTGCCTGCGAGGAAAATTAAACTGCTTGCTTGTTTCATACATATCATAGTGTTCCTGTCTAGCGACAATTTTTCCTTGTTTTGTTCCGGGGTTAGTATAAAGCCTGATCTGACTTTTAAATTACCCCGAAACCAACCAGTGTATGAAAAATTTAGCTACTAGATTCGTCATGTATCCTCGGACATATTAGAGTCCATTTGTTCGTGTCTCAACAACTAGTAAAAGATGAGGAAAATAGTACTACCTCTAAAAACAAATATAATATGTTTACTAAAAAATGTGCTGTGTTTCTTTAGAGAGGGTGTACTTCTCTTTGCAACTCACGATGGTTGTAGTTTATTTCGACATGGTACAGACGTAAGCACTAATATATACGTGTGTACACTCATTCATATGAACACAAACACGCACACATTATCCCTATGCGCACCTTCGAGAGactaagccggcatatcatcttgagatttatgaagtcgCCGTAGGCGTCTTatagtcgacggaaacgtctcctcccactaaatgcgtgttgccaaaaattctgaaataaatctagaaaaatgcGAGCATCATGACTTGAACCCTCGGATAATTACTAGGTCACCGGTTTGCTAAGCACAACCATGTATGAGGTCATTTTCAGTTAGGTCCATGTACTCGTACTGTTGAGACGCCAATGAAACTATTCCTCATTCTGATTCCGTGTGAAAAGGAGGTGGTTCTTGTCATGCACCATTGTCCATGTAAAACCCAATGCTGGTGCACATGGGGCATGCCATTACTTAAACAAACATTGAGGTACATTAACGCGCTAAACCTAGCAATTGTCGGACTTTGTATCATCTCATTGTCACAACATGTATGTATCTAAAACGTAAATGACACATTTACCACGTCTCCATGAACATGTCGTTTTAAAGGATGTAATGTGCGGTCAAACTCCTTGACTTTGATCGATAACTTAAGCATAACCTTAATTAGGTTGATCTTTCCTTTACCGGCTTATGTGCCTACTTTCTTTATTTGATGTAACCATAACATTTTACATATAATTTGGGTATAAACTGATTAATGACAGTATATAATCCGGAATTTGCAAATTATTGTTACTTGTTAGTGTACTATTGTGTACAACTACTTTCAAATAATAATGCTTAGCTCCATGTATGTCTATCTAAAGAGTGTTTGGCTCTTGGCTCTTGGAATCAAGTATGTGAACAAGACGAGGGTGTTTGGCTCTTGGAATCATGTGTCCACTCCCAAATAAACTACTCCGtctgtcccaaaatataataaTGTTTTTAATACTACACTAGTATgaaaaacatttttatattataggacggagggaatGCGTTTTTTCACGAAACTTGAAACGAGaaaacaataataaatcatgtAGTTGTAAGATATTTTTCTTTTTTATAGATGGTGCAGTATATTTATTTGAAGTAGGATGACCCTCAACAGCGTTAGGATTTTTCTTATCGAAACACGAGTAGTGAACTATTGACCATTAACATGTAGAAGAAAGACAACTCTATAATTCACCAAGACGCATGAACATTTTGCAAAACCATTAAGAGCATCTCCATCCGTCCCCTCAGGAAGCCCCCCTAAGCACTTTTTTAAGCACCGACAGCAAAAAATGCTCCCAGTCAGACCCTCACAACCACGTTTTGCGCCAGATTTGGGCAAAAACGGCGCCGGCGACCCCAACCAAAACCCAGGCTCCCGGGGGCACTCGGGACGCCCGACGATACTTTATGCATGCAGAtaccccaccagtcagcctctctctcctctctctctcctcctttttCTGCTAGCCCATCACTTGCATGCAAAAAAGAAtcgatctcctctctctctctccgcacgAAGCCGCGCTGCGCCGCGCTCGCCtccacgcctcctcgccgccgtctcGTTGCTGGCCGCCGCGCTCCCTCGCCCTGGCCTCCATGCCAAGCTCCggccgcggcggtggcggccggcTGCACGTGCGTGTGTCTTGAGCAGGTAGGTCTTGAGCGCCTGGAAATCCATGGGCTTGGGGTCGAAGAGGACGAAATCCGACTGCACCGTCTCCATTTGCAAGCGCCACCACGAGGAGCAAATCATCAAAAAAATTCCGATGAAAGAGTAAATCAACAAGAGGAGGAACAGATTAGGCACCTCCCAGGACGCTGCCGCTGCTCGAGCACTCCGGAGAGCTGTCACTGCCGAGAGCTCCTCGTTGGCGTCGCTGGTGCGGCGCTTCTCCTCGCCGTGGGTGGAGGGCGGGCATCACGTTGTCGCCCGGAGAAAGCCCACTCGTCCTCTCCCAGCACAGGAGGCGGTCTTGGTCTtgtgcgtcggcgtcggcgtcgtcctTGTGCCGCGGAAGTGCCCTGGACGACGAGCTATGGCTTGCCCTTGGCTGTGTACCACCGACGCCGAGCTTGGCCACGGCCAGATCGAAGCCGTGGTTCTGGAGGGCGGAGGGCAGCGACGGAGCACGGAGATGGGTGGGGAATTGGGAGAGGAGAAAACAAAGCGGGCTTGGGCTGGTCTCCGGCGAAGGGGATGGAGCCACGCTGCTGTCCGGGGCGGCGAGTAGCAGGAGGGCCGAGGGCGGAAGCGGCGAGCAGCAGGCGAGCGATGCCGAGGGAGAGGCGAAGGCGTGCGGTGACGAGTGGATAAGTGCGTGGGGGCAACGAGTGGATGCTTTTTCATCCCCAGGCTTTAGTATTTCGCCGGCAGCCCCCCAAGCGGCGAAAAAAATGTCTCCTGGGAGGCTcaacgactggagatgctctaactaggTAGAATCTGTTCTGGGCCAAAGTAGAagcaaaggaaaaaatgaaaaaatgaaaaggAAATGTTGTGGATGATCTTCAAGTTGTTGTGGACTAACTTtttttactattattattattattctaccttatactccctccgttttaaaatgaGTGTCTCAAATTTAGTATAATTCtgtattaaagttagtataaaattgtGACGGTAGCTAAACCCATAAATATATAAAATACCATAAACAAAGGGGGGAAACCCAATACTGTAGGCCTCAAGAGAGGCGATTTTCTATGCATGGTGGTAGCTACGCACCCATGATGGCAGCTACACACCCTTTGGCATAAGTGCCTTTTTGATATATGAGGTGTCAGGTTTCTTATGGCATTGGCACAAGTGCATTTTTGTGGCAAATTGCATTCGTTGGACAACGACTAATTTTACATACACGGCAATTTCTCCGAGCCATGGTATATTTTAGAGACATGTAAAATGGTTTTTTACATGGCCAAAACAATTAAAAGTCATGGCAACTTATCATCTAGAATTGTGTTTTGACAAATTTATATATATTTATAATCCCTAGCTATGCTGTTGTTTTATTTTAAAACGGATGGCAAGTTTTGTATGTTTTTTCGCTAAAATAAGTTGTGTGCAAAATATTATCTCTTTTAAGGCTTGTTTTTTTCCAGTGTTCAAGCCCGGCCTTTTTCTAGCCCACTTTTTATACTGGTATGTGCTTTTTCTGTAAAGAGAATTTTATCGTGATGAAGGGGTAGGGTTCATGCTGGGGCTCTCTTTCGACACAAAAAATTTGTTCGATAGTGTGCACCATCCATCACGAACAAATCATTCGCTAGGGATGGCTCCGAGATCTGACGTCTGATTGCTATTGCGGTCCTTTTTTGCATCAATTGGTTACTACATTAAATATCCTATTTTGTTATACAAATAGCGCATTACAAATTTACATTGTTGAAGTAGTTGTATAACACAACCAAGGGTCGTACCTCAAATTTTTAGGCCCTGAAGTGAAATCACAATTTTATCACATGTACAAGAAAGCCAACTGGGTAATTGTCATTACATGCGTGATTGCTCTGTGAAGAAGTAGCAAAACACGACTCCATTTTTTAGATTTTCTAAAAATAATTATTCAATAGATCAATGGAAGTAGTAGAAAAAACCCTAATTATAGGTTACACTAGGGATGCACGCGGCCATCCCGCATAAGCACGCATAAATATGATATTAGTTCAAACTAAGCTGAATCTGGCTGGAAGAATTATAACTAGCCTGAGATAATTTTGACTTGGAAGCGGGGCGGATCGGGCGCCGCTCTGCATCCCTAGGTTACACCCAAGCAAACCTGAAAATAATAACCAGAGGTTGTTTGGATAAATAAAATTGCAATTAATTTTAACTAAACATgtatttggtaggatttttaagaaAAACAACTTTATTAATAATTCGATTAGAGATAAGTATGGACATAATAACTTTTTGATGTGAACGGTAAATTTGTGTGCGAGAGATATGGTACATTGGTTTATAGAAAATCCTCTGATTATCATTTTCTCACAAACTCAATTTATAAAAACTAAGATTTACTTATTCTTTAAGTTTGTTATGCTAACCAAACAAATAATTAGTTATTTACGGTCATAAGCATGCTTAAGACAAACTCATTTAGTAAAATCTTCATATCCAAACACCTCCCTGGGATATTTGGGAAGTCATTGGAGGAGAATCGAGGGTGGAGATGAGGAGTCTCAAAGATAATTTCCAATGGTTTAATTTGCATGGATTTGTTTTGACGTTGATGAATCAAGAAAGATAAATAAGAGAACATGGATAATTTGACGTGCCTACTTCAAAAGTTCTTTCGTGAGGCTGCGAAAGAGATGAGAGAAAGAGAGCTAAGCTGGGTCGTTGGCCTCGATATGTGGGTTGGTTATGAGTTGTATAatattattatttttctctttACAACTTAACACCTTGTTGGTCTTTAATTTTCTTATAGTATTATAATATAATAGTAGCACTTAAAACAAGCCCCAGATTTATGGGGGCATGTGAATATACGAATTTGAACACAACTCTAGTTGTGACCCTCCCCAAGGTCCAATCTATGCTCTTCTCCATCTCTTTGCCGCCGCTCAGGTGGCATGTGATGGATGGTATAGGATCCTCATATCTCATTTGTTTAGCTTATGTTTAATTTCATAGTGACATGTTGCCATAATGTGGTGGCAGTGCTATCTCGAATAAACACCATGTGCTTCTAGTCCCATCTCCTAGGGCTCGATGTGGTGCTGTCGAGGAGTTTGAGAGTTTTTGTCCTCTTCGTTCTTCGTCGGATGGTTTGTTCTATTCATTGTTTATCAGTCTGGCTCTGTAGGCATCATTAGTGACATTATCGTCGTCTTCAATAACCTTTATGCTTAAGCTTTTAGAGCAAGGTCATCGGCTTGGTTTGGCAATTTGGCGCGGTTGCCGCCTAGATTAGGGAGGTGGCTCCACCGGTATGATTGACGTGGTTGCCAATCTCCATCGTACACGATGGTCCACCATTGCGCAACTCGATGAGGTTTCATCCTCTACAGGCCTTTGCAGATGCTTCGACGGTTGAAATTCCTGATGTTTTCCATAGAGGGAGAGAGCTATGGGCACAACGACGATGGGTTTTTAATCTATAATTATTTTTGGACTATAATAAATAACTCTATAACAAAAATAATGCGACTTTGAACCAGCCAGGCAAGCAAAATGGGCAATTATGCCAAAAAGGTAAGCAAGAAGGCTGAGAGAAGTGAGAAAAGGCCCTTTCTACCCAATGAAAAGGCACTTGTGTCGAAAAGGTAATAAAAAGACAAAAATGAGAAAATGTCATTTCTATGCAACAAAAATGCACTTGTGTCAATGCCATAAGAAACCTGACACCTCATATATAAAAACATCACTTACGCCAAAGGGTGTGTAGCTGCCACCA is a window encoding:
- the LOC123039232 gene encoding uncharacterized protein, whose protein sequence is MGDIFFAAWGAAGEILKPGDEKASTRCPHALIHSSPHAFASPSASLACCSPLPPSALLLLAAPDSSVAPSPSPETSPSPLCFLLSQFPTHLRAPSLPSALQNHGFDLAVAKLGVGGTQPRASHSSSSRALPRHKDDADADAQDQDRLLCWERTSGLSPGDNVMPALHPRRGEAPHQRRQRGALGSDSSPECSSSGSVLGVGFRPLRPQAHGFPGAQDLPAQDTRTCSRPPPPRPELGMEARARERGGQQRDGGEEAWRRARRSAASCGERERRSILFCMQVMG